A genomic segment from Thermodesulfobacteriota bacterium encodes:
- a CDS encoding cohesin domain-containing protein, protein MHRILRIVNVSVLVSLLLLLSIDAAKAQLPPAFSLPNAQAEPGELIPVNLDFSNDGQVGAININVEFDPNVVFFCSFFDAFRGPALDGLPVVNISTILTNGQLIISLDQGPAPVSPLPDGEIITINTCVNGSAQVGNSTSLDISVNSLTDTNGQDILPPVADTTSGSITVVNEPPQVIDVTINKSADTNRIDPGIPSLIAYTITLEGSGDPGAQATAVEVTDALPLGSSFRDDLSSPECEQLIGPLNTVGCDVGTVSAGEEITFDIVISITGQQGVDIVNQAIVDYLDELGNPIQKDSNTVTVRVRSGGGGGGGGGCTLTNSSNVPNSMANLAIFLIPGLVMIIRSIIFKKK, encoded by the coding sequence ATGCATAGAATCTTAAGAATTGTGAACGTATCTGTATTAGTCTCTTTATTACTATTATTGTCTATTGATGCTGCAAAAGCCCAGCTACCGCCTGCTTTTTCCTTACCTAATGCGCAGGCTGAGCCGGGTGAGCTTATTCCTGTCAATTTGGATTTCTCAAACGACGGACAGGTGGGAGCGATTAATATAAATGTAGAGTTTGACCCAAATGTAGTGTTCTTTTGCTCGTTTTTTGATGCATTTCGCGGACCTGCCCTAGATGGTCTTCCAGTTGTAAACATCTCAACTATTCTAACAAATGGCCAACTTATCATATCTTTAGACCAAGGACCAGCTCCCGTTAGTCCCCTGCCCGATGGTGAAATAATCACTATAAACACATGTGTTAATGGCAGCGCACAAGTAGGGAATTCGACATCATTGGATATTAGCGTAAATAGTCTTACAGATACAAATGGCCAAGACATTCTGCCTCCTGTTGCGGACACAACTAGTGGATCAATCACTGTAGTCAATGAGCCTCCGCAAGTAATTGATGTGACAATAAATAAGTCGGCAGACACAAATCGTATAGATCCAGGCATCCCCTCTCTTATTGCTTATACAATAACTCTGGAGGGATCTGGAGACCCAGGTGCTCAGGCAACAGCTGTTGAGGTTACTGATGCTCTACCTTTAGGGTCCTCATTTAGGGATGACCTGTCTTCTCCTGAATGCGAACAACTCATTGGGCCTTTAAACACTGTTGGATGTGATGTTGGTACGGTTAGCGCTGGTGAAGAAATCACTTTTGATATAGTTATAAGTATCACAGGTCAGCAAGGTGTTGATATTGTTAACCAAGCAATAGTTGATTATCTGGATGAATTGGGCAATCCGATTCAAAAAGATTCTAACACTGTAACCGTTCGAGTAAGGTCAGGCGGTGGAGGCGGTGGTGGAGGCGGCTGCACACTCACCAATAGCTCTAATGTACCTAATTCGATGGCTAATCTAGCTATATTCTTAATTCCTGGGTTAGTAATGATTATTAGGTCTATAATCTTTAAGAAGAAATAA
- the pyrF gene encoding orotidine-5'-phosphate decarboxylase, producing the protein MKRPELSPEERIILALDFPEHQIALNWVEKLRTKIKTFKVGPILFLDSGSEGLKEFSNLGANIFLDLKFHDIPSTVEKTARQSVRFGVNMFTIHTLGGFEMMKSVSEAVKDEAEKLNYPKPLVLGVTVLTSHDRKSLDQIGIKDTVENTVMNLAELAEIANIDGLVCSGVEVEALRKEFGDRFSLVVPGIRPGTDTHDQKRVTTPAEAISKGADYLVIGRAIAEAENPEEVVDEIVESIK; encoded by the coding sequence ATGAAAAGACCAGAGCTAAGCCCAGAAGAAAGAATTATCCTTGCTTTAGACTTTCCAGAGCATCAAATTGCTCTAAATTGGGTAGAAAAATTACGCACAAAAATCAAAACTTTTAAGGTTGGGCCTATACTTTTCTTAGATTCAGGATCTGAAGGCTTAAAAGAGTTCTCAAATTTAGGCGCAAACATATTTTTGGATCTAAAGTTCCACGATATTCCCTCAACAGTTGAGAAAACAGCTCGTCAGAGCGTTCGATTTGGGGTAAATATGTTTACTATACACACCTTAGGCGGCTTTGAAATGATGAAAAGCGTTTCAGAAGCCGTAAAAGACGAGGCTGAGAAACTAAATTACCCAAAACCTCTCGTTTTGGGAGTTACCGTTCTAACTAGTCACGATAGAAAGAGTCTAGATCAAATAGGAATCAAAGATACAGTTGAAAACACTGTTATGAACCTTGCTGAATTAGCAGAAATAGCTAATATTGACGGTCTTGTATGCTCCGGAGTTGAAGTAGAAGCTTTAAGGAAAGAATTCGGAGATAGATTCTCTTTAGTAGTCCCTGGAATACGACCAGGTACAGATACTCACGACCAAAAGAGGGTTACTACCCCTGCCGAAGCAATTTCCAAAGGTGCAGACTATTTAGTAATCGGCCGAGCCATCGCAGAAGCCGAAAATCCAGAAGAAGTTGTGGATGAAATTGTAGAATCAATCAAATAA
- a CDS encoding proline--tRNA ligase, whose protein sequence is MRYSNYFIPTLKEDPADAEVVSHKLMIRGGMIRKLAAGIYNYLPLGLRSIGKVEQIVREEMNRAGAVELLMPAVLPAELWEESGRWDYYGKELLRFKDRADREFCIGPTHEEIITDIVRRDINSYKQLPVNLYQIQTKFRDEIRPRFGVMRAREFIMKDAYSFDATVEGAEKSYWAMYEAYTRIFERCGLEFRAVLADTGNIGGNFSHEFMVLAPTGEDIIMSCDKCDYAANLELAEIGREEIEEEKTSNDSKEAVEEVHTPNLKSVQEVAEQLGVKPSNLIKTMIVQVDQKPVAALVRGDHELSLTKLRKSLGAEIVELATPEVIEEVTGGPMGFSGPVGLEIRKVADISVKSMGTSVTGANKKDYHIINVDLGEDYEVSEFFDIRVASDGDKCPSCDSASLVSTRGIEVGHVFMLGTKYSEAMKATFVDSDGKEKPFIMGCYGIGIGRTVAAAIEQNHDEGGMIFPKALAPFQVTVLPLKVKDEHIMSESERIYSELIEAGYEAIIDDRDVGPGFKFKDAELIGVPIIVAVGPRTIKEGEAEVKVRKTADTRNIKLKVVVDEVQELLKSID, encoded by the coding sequence ATGAGATACTCGAACTATTTTATTCCTACATTAAAAGAAGATCCCGCTGATGCTGAGGTAGTCAGTCATAAACTAATGATCAGGGGCGGCATGATTAGAAAACTTGCTGCAGGGATCTATAATTATCTCCCGCTAGGGCTTAGATCAATTGGCAAAGTTGAGCAGATAGTGCGTGAAGAAATGAATAGGGCAGGAGCTGTTGAGCTTCTTATGCCTGCTGTTCTGCCTGCCGAGCTATGGGAAGAAAGCGGCAGATGGGACTATTACGGCAAGGAACTACTCAGATTTAAAGACAGAGCAGACAGGGAATTTTGTATTGGCCCAACACATGAAGAGATAATTACCGATATAGTAAGGCGAGATATCAATTCATATAAGCAGCTTCCAGTTAATTTATATCAGATTCAGACCAAATTCAGAGACGAAATAAGACCAAGATTTGGAGTTATGCGCGCCAGAGAGTTCATAATGAAGGATGCTTATAGCTTTGATGCCACTGTAGAGGGTGCTGAGAAGTCTTATTGGGCCATGTATGAGGCCTATACACGTATATTTGAGCGCTGTGGGCTTGAATTTAGGGCAGTTTTGGCAGATACAGGCAATATTGGAGGAAATTTCTCTCACGAGTTCATGGTTTTAGCCCCTACAGGGGAAGATATCATAATGAGCTGTGATAAATGTGACTACGCCGCTAATTTAGAGCTAGCTGAAATTGGTAGAGAAGAAATAGAGGAAGAGAAAACCTCAAATGATAGCAAAGAAGCTGTTGAAGAGGTACATACACCTAACTTGAAATCTGTTCAAGAAGTAGCTGAACAATTAGGTGTAAAGCCCTCTAATTTAATAAAAACAATGATAGTTCAAGTTGATCAAAAACCTGTAGCAGCTCTTGTTAGGGGAGATCATGAGCTTAGCCTTACAAAACTTAGAAAGTCACTGGGCGCAGAGATAGTAGAATTGGCAACTCCAGAGGTAATCGAGGAAGTAACAGGCGGTCCGATGGGCTTTAGTGGCCCAGTTGGGCTTGAAATCAGAAAAGTAGCAGATATTTCGGTTAAATCCATGGGGACATCTGTTACAGGCGCTAACAAAAAGGATTATCACATTATCAATGTAGATTTGGGTGAAGATTACGAAGTCTCAGAGTTTTTTGATATCAGGGTAGCTTCAGATGGTGATAAATGCCCAAGCTGCGATAGTGCTAGCCTAGTTTCCACTAGAGGTATCGAAGTTGGACATGTATTTATGCTCGGGACGAAGTATAGTGAAGCAATGAAAGCAACTTTTGTCGATTCTGACGGAAAAGAGAAGCCATTTATCATGGGATGTTACGGTATAGGAATAGGACGAACTGTAGCAGCCGCCATTGAGCAGAATCATGACGAGGGTGGTATGATCTTTCCAAAGGCGCTTGCTCCATTTCAAGTTACAGTGCTACCGCTTAAAGTTAAAGATGAGCATATAATGTCAGAGTCTGAGCGGATTTATTCGGAGCTCATAGAGGCCGGATACGAGGCGATCATAGATGACCGAGATGTAGGGCCTGGTTTTAAATTTAAAGATGCTGAGCTGATTGGCGTGCCGATCATAGTAGCAGTCGGCCCAAGGACTATTAAAGAAGGGGAGGCCGAAGTTAAGGTCAGAAAAACGGCAGATACACGCAATATAAAACTTAAAGTAGTAGTTGATGAAGTGCAAGAACTATTAAAGTCAATTGACTGA
- a CDS encoding MotA/TolQ/ExbB proton channel family protein has translation MDTGVFELIQKGGFFVYPIILCSIVGLAIFLQKMWMLRSKNIIPEVFLDQLYSFLSQGKLTDAEVYARTNNSSIARVALVALENADKPKDELREEIEEAGRKETLELLRYTEGLGTISSVSTLLGLLGTISGMIKIFKVIADKPIVNPPELAGGISEALYTTAFGLLVAIPAFIAYKYIVGRADELISLMEEESRKIMEMVVMNKQSGGPTSDDTKGMFG, from the coding sequence ATGGATACAGGTGTTTTCGAACTAATACAAAAAGGTGGTTTCTTTGTATATCCCATAATTTTATGCTCTATTGTGGGTCTAGCAATATTCCTTCAAAAAATGTGGATGCTTAGGTCTAAGAATATTATTCCAGAGGTTTTCTTAGATCAATTATACAGCTTCTTATCACAGGGAAAATTAACAGATGCTGAGGTCTATGCTCGCACAAATAACTCTTCCATTGCAAGAGTTGCCCTTGTGGCATTGGAAAATGCAGACAAGCCAAAAGATGAGCTTAGAGAGGAAATTGAGGAAGCCGGAAGAAAAGAGACTCTTGAACTTTTAAGATACACTGAAGGTTTAGGAACGATAAGTAGTGTATCAACACTTCTTGGTCTACTTGGAACTATTTCGGGTATGATCAAAATATTCAAAGTTATTGCCGACAAACCTATAGTAAATCCACCTGAGCTGGCAGGTGGAATATCTGAAGCGCTCTATACTACAGCTTTTGGTCTATTAGTGGCAATACCTGCTTTTATTGCATATAAATACATTGTGGGTAGAGCAGACGAACTCATATCACTCATGGAAGAGGAAAGCAGAAAAATTATGGAAATGGTAGTTATGAATAAACAAAGTGGTGGCCCAACCTCAGATGATACAAAAGGAATGTTTGGATGA
- a CDS encoding biopolymer transporter ExbD codes for MRFRKQKNAKAGTGATLDLTPIVDVVFNLLIFFALSLNFAATSGGINVKLPSASSAEPVKTEQLTINLTQAGQIYYNDKEINIDDLAPKLGEIEDKDSIVIIRADNTVPHGQVVEVMDIVKSEGFSKLAIAVDQAAGALDSQDN; via the coding sequence ATGAGATTTAGAAAGCAAAAAAACGCAAAAGCCGGAACAGGAGCAACACTTGATCTTACTCCTATAGTAGATGTTGTGTTTAACCTTTTAATTTTCTTTGCTCTGTCACTAAACTTTGCAGCCACATCTGGCGGGATAAATGTAAAGCTGCCCTCAGCAAGCTCTGCGGAGCCTGTGAAAACTGAGCAGCTCACTATAAACCTCACCCAGGCTGGCCAAATCTACTACAACGACAAAGAGATAAACATTGATGATCTAGCCCCAAAGCTAGGAGAAATAGAAGATAAAGATTCTATAGTAATCATAAGAGCTGATAATACAGTACCTCATGGCCAGGTTGTAGAAGTAATGGATATCGTAAAATCAGAGGGCTTCTCTAAACTTGCCATTGCAGTTGATCAAGCTGCTGGGGCACTGGATAGTCAAGATAATTAG
- a CDS encoding bile acid:sodium symporter family protein, whose translation MRYLSLLNNVVTNYFTFWIIFFSAIAYISPQHFEGLKSLIVPTLGVIMFGMGMTLTLSDFKRVFIRPKDIGVGVITQYLAMPFLGFALAKLFGLDPLLAAGVVLVGASPGGTSSNVITYLAKADVAFSVTMTSVSTIISPIMLPLLMYLYAGQWIDVPVLKLFLSTVQIILLPVGLGLILRMLIKDNIKYVLPILPSVSSAAIIFIVAVIVAANASSIAAVGAVVAIVAIIHNLLGFSIGYSVARFFGMDVVRARAVSIEIGMQNSGLAVALANTFFGSLAALPGAIFSVWMNISGSALAWWWRRSKVESK comes from the coding sequence TTGAGATATTTGTCACTCCTAAACAACGTAGTCACCAACTACTTTACTTTCTGGATTATATTTTTCTCGGCCATAGCCTATATCTCTCCGCAGCACTTTGAAGGGCTTAAATCTTTAATTGTTCCAACACTTGGAGTAATTATGTTTGGCATGGGGATGACTCTCACTTTATCAGATTTCAAGAGGGTTTTTATAAGACCAAAAGACATTGGAGTAGGCGTTATTACGCAGTACTTAGCTATGCCGTTTTTGGGTTTTGCTCTGGCAAAATTATTCGGACTAGACCCGCTTTTAGCAGCTGGTGTGGTTCTTGTCGGGGCCTCTCCGGGCGGAACATCATCAAATGTAATCACATACCTAGCAAAAGCAGATGTTGCTTTTTCTGTAACTATGACATCAGTATCAACAATAATCTCTCCCATAATGCTACCGCTTTTAATGTACCTATACGCAGGTCAATGGATAGATGTTCCGGTGTTAAAGCTCTTTTTATCAACTGTACAAATTATTCTTTTACCAGTTGGGCTCGGACTCATACTGAGAATGCTAATAAAAGATAATATTAAATATGTGCTACCTATTTTGCCTTCCGTGTCATCCGCTGCAATTATTTTTATTGTTGCTGTCATTGTTGCTGCAAATGCCTCATCTATTGCTGCTGTTGGGGCCGTTGTTGCAATTGTGGCAATAATTCATAACCTATTAGGTTTTTCAATCGGATATAGTGTTGCAAGGTTTTTCGGAATGGATGTTGTAAGGGCCAGGGCCGTTTCTATAGAAATTGGAATGCAAAATTCAGGATTAGCAGTTGCTCTGGCTAACACATTTTTTGGATCCCTTGCCGCTCTTCCCGGAGCAATATTTAGCGTCTGGATGAATATATCAGGCTCGGCACTAGCCTGGTGGTGGAGAAGGAGCAAAGTTGAATCAAAATGA
- a CDS encoding DMT family transporter, whose translation MSKIDHNKDNRFPIVGYLFLVATAFFTALSYAFGRALDFGLDLETATFFWFFSSFVLSIFVTLAVPAQRAEVKKLRSYVKIFIYTSVLTSVGAALWIMSIRTIGIPLTSFLMKAQTLFSLFLGMIFLGERLNRGESVGIIITIIGGVIVAYQREWGLLIGTLTALSAAFLYSCISFIVKKVANDLNMLMVANLRALGVSVVMITFLVITGTFEMPSRAIDIVFMALGGISGAYIAKASQFQAIKMIDVSRTTAIMPMESLFVVLLSYFIFDEIPSVIKLLGGGLIIVGVVFLVIFRGQRPDVMDK comes from the coding sequence ATGAGTAAGATTGATCACAATAAAGACAACCGCTTTCCCATTGTCGGATACTTGTTTTTAGTTGCGACTGCATTTTTCACCGCACTATCATACGCGTTTGGAAGAGCCCTTGATTTCGGTCTGGATCTGGAAACGGCAACTTTCTTTTGGTTTTTTAGCTCATTTGTATTGTCAATATTTGTAACTCTAGCGGTACCGGCTCAAAGGGCAGAAGTAAAAAAACTAAGAAGCTATGTAAAAATTTTCATCTACACTTCGGTCCTCACTTCAGTCGGAGCAGCTCTGTGGATTATGTCCATAAGAACTATTGGTATACCTCTTACTTCATTTCTTATGAAAGCCCAGACTCTTTTCTCACTATTTTTAGGGATGATATTTTTGGGTGAAAGATTAAACAGAGGTGAGAGTGTTGGGATTATAATCACAATTATTGGCGGTGTGATTGTAGCCTATCAAAGAGAATGGGGTCTTTTGATTGGTACATTAACCGCTCTTAGCGCCGCATTTCTGTACTCCTGCATCTCTTTTATTGTAAAAAAAGTAGCAAATGATTTAAACATGCTTATGGTAGCTAACCTAAGGGCGCTCGGGGTCTCAGTAGTTATGATTACGTTTTTGGTAATCACAGGAACATTTGAAATGCCTTCTCGGGCAATTGATATAGTGTTTATGGCCCTTGGCGGAATCAGTGGGGCATATATTGCCAAAGCAAGTCAATTTCAGGCAATTAAAATGATAGATGTGTCCCGTACAACTGCTATTATGCCAATGGAATCTTTGTTCGTAGTTCTTTTATCGTATTTTATATTCGATGAGATTCCATCTGTGATTAAACTCCTAGGCGGAGGTTTAATAATTGTGGGCGTGGTATTTCTTGTAATCTTTAGAGGACAGCGGCCTGATGTGATGGATAAATAA
- a CDS encoding LysE family transporter yields the protein MDISLFFKGFLVGLIISAPIGPVGVLCIQRTMNNGLPAGIISGIAAAIGDCIFAIIAAFGLAFISGLLTENEVWIKIVGGVILILFGLRVYLTKPKDSVDNSIKINHFGTFGSSFLLTISNPLVILSIIAVYAILGIVNPIVSYASVALLILGVFTGAIFLYVLVCYMFFKYRGKMGLRGALLLNKITGLFIVACGLYAYLSILI from the coding sequence ATGGACATTTCACTTTTTTTCAAAGGATTTTTAGTTGGACTTATTATATCGGCTCCTATTGGTCCGGTAGGAGTTTTATGTATTCAAAGAACAATGAATAATGGTTTACCAGCCGGAATAATCTCTGGCATTGCTGCTGCGATTGGAGATTGTATTTTTGCTATTATTGCGGCGTTTGGTCTAGCTTTTATTTCAGGACTTCTTACTGAAAACGAAGTTTGGATTAAAATTGTGGGCGGCGTCATACTCATATTATTTGGCCTTAGAGTATATCTGACTAAGCCTAAAGATTCTGTTGATAATAGTATTAAGATAAACCACTTTGGCACATTTGGCTCATCATTTCTGCTCACGATTTCAAACCCTCTTGTAATCTTATCTATTATAGCAGTCTATGCGATATTAGGAATTGTGAATCCAATCGTGAGTTACGCCTCTGTGGCGCTATTAATACTAGGGGTTTTTACTGGCGCTATATTTCTATATGTTCTAGTGTGTTATATGTTTTTTAAATATAGGGGCAAAATGGGACTGCGCGGAGCACTGCTTCTAAATAAGATTACTGGGCTTTTTATTGTTGCATGCGGACTCTATGCATATCTAAGTATTTTGATCTAA
- a CDS encoding HPr family phosphocarrier protein: MPDQEYSRVLKIKNKLGLHARAAAVFVKTSSKYNSDIKIMKDGYKVNGKSILGVLSLAAIKGSEIQVVTSGTDADKAIKGIQELIDSGFGEGIEEE, translated from the coding sequence ATGCCGGATCAGGAGTATAGCAGGGTACTCAAAATCAAAAATAAATTAGGCCTTCACGCACGGGCTGCTGCAGTATTCGTGAAAACGTCTTCTAAATACAATAGTGATATTAAAATCATGAAAGACGGCTATAAGGTTAACGGAAAGAGTATTTTGGGCGTCCTATCACTTGCTGCAATTAAAGGCAGTGAAATTCAAGTTGTAACTAGCGGCACGGACGCAGACAAAGCGATAAAGGGGATACAAGAACTTATTGACAGTGGATTTGGCGAGGGCATTGAAGAAGAATAA